A region of Mesorhizobium sp. AR02 DNA encodes the following proteins:
- a CDS encoding N-acetylmuramoyl-L-alanine amidase translates to MGLADFTDKGCRVGGRILGALCLLLLLAISQAFSVAHAADAPLVAKGYKMAGDATKMRIVVDFDREPDIKWFLLRGPNRLVIDLANTRLAIDAKDLKPRGLVKGVRLGELGEGVSRLILTGKGPFAVDKLDVLKNEDGTGYRIAIDMSAASEREFDAALANQALTTGSTVSTDKGGRVGTGPVSNPGHRFTVVIDPGHGGVDGGAEGLNGTIEKNVTLAFATELRDKLAAIGKYDVFMTRDTDEYLRLDDRVRIARQHEADLLISIHADTISVKGIRGATVYTVSDKASDPEAQALADRENLSDQFAGMVIKDGNKEVTDILIDLIRRETHTFSMSFAHTLVGQLSTSVGLINNPQRSAGFKVLKAPDVPSVLVELGYLSNAKDEAQLLDAEWRNKAAQSITNAVALFASARAGTVTGG, encoded by the coding sequence ATGGGACTGGCAGACTTCACAGACAAGGGATGTCGTGTCGGCGGCCGGATTCTTGGCGCTTTATGCCTTCTGCTGCTGCTGGCGATTTCCCAGGCCTTCTCTGTTGCCCATGCCGCCGACGCGCCACTGGTGGCGAAAGGCTACAAGATGGCGGGCGATGCCACCAAGATGCGCATCGTCGTGGATTTCGATCGCGAACCGGATATCAAATGGTTTCTGCTGCGCGGACCCAATCGTCTGGTCATCGACCTGGCGAATACCAGGCTGGCCATCGACGCCAAGGATTTGAAGCCGCGCGGCCTTGTCAAGGGCGTGCGCCTGGGCGAGCTTGGCGAGGGCGTTTCGCGGCTGATCCTCACCGGCAAGGGCCCGTTCGCCGTCGACAAGCTGGACGTGCTCAAGAATGAGGACGGAACCGGCTACCGCATCGCCATCGACATGTCGGCCGCCTCCGAACGGGAGTTCGACGCCGCCCTTGCCAACCAGGCGCTGACCACCGGCTCGACGGTTTCGACCGACAAGGGCGGGCGGGTCGGCACCGGGCCGGTCTCCAATCCGGGCCACCGCTTCACCGTCGTCATCGATCCCGGCCATGGCGGCGTCGATGGCGGTGCAGAGGGTCTGAACGGCACCATCGAGAAGAACGTCACGCTGGCCTTCGCCACGGAACTGCGGGACAAGCTCGCCGCCATCGGCAAATACGATGTCTTCATGACGCGCGACACCGATGAATATCTGCGTCTGGACGACCGCGTGCGCATTGCCCGCCAGCATGAGGCCGACCTGCTGATTTCGATCCATGCTGACACAATCAGCGTCAAGGGCATCCGCGGCGCCACCGTCTACACCGTCTCCGACAAGGCGTCGGATCCCGAGGCGCAGGCGCTTGCCGACCGCGAGAATCTCTCCGACCAGTTCGCCGGCATGGTCATCAAGGACGGTAACAAGGAAGTGACCGACATCCTGATCGACCTGATCCGCCGCGAAACGCACACATTTTCGATGAGTTTCGCCCACACATTGGTCGGCCAGCTGTCGACCAGCGTCGGCCTCATCAACAATCCGCAGCGTTCCGCAGGTTTCAAGGTGCTGAAGGCACCAGACGTGCCATCCGTTCTGGTCGAACTCGGCTATCTCTCGAATGCCAAGGACGAGGCGCAGCTGCTCGACGCCGAATGGCGCAACAAGGCCGCACAAAGCATCACCAACGCCGTTGCGCTGTTTGCCTCCGCCCGGGCCGGAACGGTGACCGGAGGTTGA
- the prfB gene encoding peptide chain release factor 2 (programmed frameshift), producing MRAETQNIVDEIRQAITLLRRHFDWDQAIKRLEYLNVRAEDASLWNEPLEAQKLMRERQGLEEGIAAVKGITQALEDNIGLIELGEEEGDEGVIAEAEAAIRSMQGEAKARQVETLLSGEADANDTYLEIHAGAGGTESQDWASMLLRMYTRWAERRRFKVEVLEVHDGEEAGIKSATLMIKGHNAYGWMKTESGVHRLVRISPYDSNARRHTSFASVWVYPVIDDTIEIDVSESDVRIDTYRSSGSGGQHVNTTDSAVRITHIATGIAVACQAERSQHKNKAKAWEMLRSRLYEEELKKREAIANATEASKSDIGWGHQIRSYVLQPYQLVKDLRTGVESTSPSSVLDGDLDDFMEASLSQRIEGGAGEAVADLD from the exons ATGCGCGCGGAAACGCAGAATATTGTCGACGAGATCAGGCAGGCGATAACCCTGCTGAGGAGGCAT TTTGACTGGGATCAGGCCATAAAGCGGCTTGAATACCTGAATGTCCGGGCCGAGGACGCCAGCCTCTGGAACGAACCGCTGGAAGCGCAGAAGCTGATGCGCGAACGCCAGGGCCTCGAGGAAGGCATCGCGGCGGTCAAGGGCATCACCCAGGCGCTGGAAGACAATATCGGCCTGATCGAGCTTGGCGAGGAAGAAGGCGACGAAGGCGTCATCGCCGAGGCCGAAGCAGCGATCCGCTCGATGCAGGGCGAGGCGAAGGCCCGCCAGGTCGAAACGCTGCTGTCAGGTGAAGCCGACGCCAACGACACCTATCTCGAAATCCACGCCGGCGCCGGCGGCACCGAAAGCCAGGACTGGGCCTCGATGCTTTTGCGCATGTACACGCGCTGGGCCGAGCGCCGCCGCTTCAAGGTCGAGGTGCTGGAAGTGCATGACGGCGAAGAGGCCGGTATCAAGTCCGCCACGCTGATGATCAAGGGCCACAATGCCTATGGCTGGATGAAGACGGAATCCGGTGTCCACCGCCTGGTGCGCATCTCGCCCTATGACAGCAATGCGCGCCGGCACACCTCCTTCGCCAGCGTCTGGGTCTATCCGGTCATCGACGACACGATCGAGATCGACGTTTCCGAATCGGACGTGCGCATCGACACTTATCGCTCGTCGGGTTCGGGCGGCCAGCACGTCAACACCACCGATTCGGCCGTGCGCATCACCCATATTGCTACCGGCATCGCGGTTGCCTGCCAGGCTGAGCGTTCACAGCACAAGAACAAGGCCAAGGCATGGGAGATGCTGCGCTCACGTCTCTACGAGGAAGAGCTGAAGAAGCGGGAGGCCATCGCCAACGCCACCGAAGCCTCGAAGAGCGACATCGGCTGGGGCCACCAGATTCGTTCCTATGTGCTGCAGCCCTACCAGCTGGTGAAAGACCTTCGCACCGGCGTTGAAAGCACCAGCCCGTCGAGCGTGCTCGATGGCGACCTTGACGATTTCATGGAAGCCTCGCTGTCGCAGCGCATCGAGGGCGGCGCGGGTGAGGCCGTGGCGGATCTGGACTAG
- a CDS encoding DEAD/DEAH box helicase: MSSDTTIAQEALTFSDLGLSPKVLSAVTDAGYTQPTPIQAGAIPHALLGKDILGIAQTGTGKTASFVLPMLTRLEKGRARARMPRTLILEPTRELAAQVEENFIRYGKNHKLNIALLIGGVSFDEQDKKLERGADVLIATPGRLLDHRERGKLLLNGVEILVIDEADRMLDMGFIPDIERICEMIPFTRQTLFFSATMPPEITKLTEKFLHAPVRVEVSKAASAATNIIQRLVKSGSKPWDKRETLRNLIKAEDAELKNAIIFCNRKVEVSELFRSLLKYDFDAGALHGDMDQRARMQMLANFRDGKLRYLVASDVAARGLDIPDVSHVFNYDVPIHAEDYVHRIGRTGRAGRSGKSFTIATKSDTKYIDAIERLIGTKIEWHDGDLSTVVVSEGGEDDAPRRGKGAPRRAGRKDDDRKDRGERKKGGERRARHSEEDASTVVAQQEQPDVAETPVADIGERRARKEAIRSDNTERKSSDRNEQRAPGRGDTRPQRESSRPARHRHQEDNDTTVGFGDDMPAFMRIVAKV; this comes from the coding sequence TTGTCCTCAGACACCACGATCGCTCAAGAAGCGTTGACCTTTTCAGACCTCGGCCTGTCGCCGAAGGTGCTTTCCGCAGTCACCGATGCCGGCTACACGCAGCCGACGCCGATCCAGGCCGGTGCCATCCCGCACGCCCTGCTCGGCAAGGATATTTTGGGCATCGCCCAGACCGGCACCGGCAAAACGGCTTCCTTTGTGCTGCCAATGCTGACCCGCCTCGAAAAGGGCCGGGCTCGCGCTCGTATGCCGCGCACGCTGATCCTGGAGCCGACGCGCGAACTCGCCGCACAGGTCGAAGAGAATTTCATCAGATATGGCAAGAACCACAAGCTCAACATCGCGCTTTTGATCGGCGGCGTGTCGTTCGATGAGCAGGACAAGAAGCTGGAGCGCGGCGCCGACGTGCTGATCGCGACGCCTGGCCGTCTGCTCGACCACCGCGAGCGCGGGAAGCTGCTGCTCAACGGCGTCGAGATCCTCGTCATCGACGAGGCCGACCGGATGCTCGACATGGGCTTCATTCCCGATATCGAGCGCATCTGCGAAATGATCCCGTTCACCCGGCAGACGCTGTTCTTCTCGGCAACCATGCCGCCGGAAATCACCAAGCTGACGGAAAAGTTTCTGCACGCGCCGGTGCGTGTCGAAGTTTCGAAGGCCGCGTCGGCCGCCACCAACATCATCCAGCGGCTGGTCAAATCCGGCTCGAAGCCCTGGGACAAGCGCGAGACGTTGCGCAACCTCATCAAGGCCGAAGACGCGGAGCTGAAGAACGCCATCATCTTCTGCAACCGCAAGGTCGAAGTGTCCGAGCTGTTCCGCTCGCTGCTGAAGTATGATTTCGATGCCGGCGCCCTGCATGGCGACATGGATCAGCGCGCCCGCATGCAGATGCTGGCCAATTTCCGTGACGGCAAGCTTCGCTATCTCGTGGCTTCGGACGTCGCCGCGCGCGGCCTCGACATCCCCGATGTCAGCCACGTCTTCAACTATGACGTGCCGATCCATGCCGAGGACTATGTCCACCGCATCGGCCGCACCGGCCGCGCCGGGCGCTCCGGCAAGTCCTTCACCATCGCGACGAAGTCCGACACCAAGTATATCGACGCCATCGAACGGCTGATCGGCACCAAGATCGAATGGCATGATGGCGACCTGTCGACGGTCGTGGTCAGCGAAGGCGGCGAAGACGATGCTCCGCGCCGTGGCAAAGGCGCGCCGCGTCGCGCCGGCCGCAAGGACGACGATCGCAAGGACAGGGGCGAGCGCAAAAAGGGCGGCGAACGTCGCGCCAGACACAGCGAGGAAGATGCCTCGACCGTGGTCGCACAGCAAGAACAGCCCGATGTGGCTGAGACGCCCGTCGCCGACATTGGCGAACGGCGTGCGCGCAAGGAGGCGATCCGTTCGGACAACACCGAACGCAAATCCTCCGATCGCAACGAACAGCGCGCACCGGGACGGGGCGATACCAGGCCGCAGCGCGAAAGCAGCCGCCCTGCCCGTCACCGCCACCAGGAAGACAACGACACCACCGTTGGCTTTGGCGATGACATGCCGGCCTTCATGCGCATCGTCGCCAAGGTCTGA
- a CDS encoding GFA family protein, whose translation MTIKGSCHCKATTFEVSEAPQTVTQCTCSFCSKRGSLWAYYTPSQFRLITPLKNVAFYQWGSKTVKHGFCTTCGCGTFTETPDWSTGEPDFDNPKISVNSRLFDNFDLDKVEVVVIDGKNLW comes from the coding sequence ATGACCATCAAGGGAAGCTGCCACTGCAAGGCGACGACATTCGAGGTTTCAGAGGCACCGCAGACGGTGACGCAATGCACCTGTTCGTTCTGCTCGAAACGCGGCTCGCTCTGGGCCTATTACACCCCATCTCAGTTCAGGCTCATCACGCCGCTGAAAAACGTCGCCTTCTATCAATGGGGCTCGAAAACCGTGAAGCATGGTTTTTGCACCACTTGCGGCTGCGGCACTTTCACCGAAACACCGGATTGGTCGACCGGCGAGCCGGATTTCGACAATCCGAAGATCAGCGTCAATTCGCGGTTGTTCGATAATTTCGATCTCGACAAGGTGGAAGTGGTGGTCATTGACGGCAAGAATCTCTGGTAG
- a CDS encoding OmpA family protein, whose translation MKKTVLVVVATALLVSACTTTDPYTGDQKISNTAAGAGLGALAGASLGLLAGGNDRRNALIGAGIGALAGGAIGATMDQNEAELRRQLEGTGVSVTRSGDQIILNMPSDITFNVDQDAVKPGFYSVLNSVALVLKKFKQTTVDVFGHTDSTGGDQHNFDLSQRRALAVANYLSGQGVDQRRFAVTGFGKTRPIASNATAAGREQNRRVEIQLSPLT comes from the coding sequence ATGAAGAAGACCGTGCTCGTCGTCGTGGCGACGGCTTTGCTCGTGAGCGCTTGCACCACCACCGACCCATATACGGGCGACCAGAAGATTTCCAACACGGCCGCTGGTGCCGGTCTTGGTGCCCTTGCAGGTGCCAGCCTTGGTCTGCTTGCCGGCGGCAATGATCGCCGCAACGCGCTGATTGGCGCCGGCATCGGTGCGCTGGCCGGCGGCGCCATCGGCGCCACCATGGATCAGAACGAAGCTGAACTGCGCCGGCAGCTCGAGGGCACTGGTGTCAGCGTCACCCGCAGTGGCGACCAGATCATCCTCAACATGCCGTCGGACATCACCTTCAATGTCGATCAGGATGCGGTGAAGCCCGGCTTCTATTCGGTGCTGAACTCGGTTGCGCTGGTGCTGAAGAAGTTCAAGCAGACCACGGTCGACGTGTTCGGTCATACCGATTCGACCGGCGGCGACCAGCACAATTTCGATCTGTCGCAGCGCCGCGCGCTGGCGGTCGCCAACTATCTGTCCGGTCAGGGCGTCGATCAGCGCCGCTTCGCGGTCACCGGCTTCGGCAAGACGCGGCCGATCGCATCCAATGCGACGGCCGCCGGCCGCGAGCAGAACCGTCGCGTCGAAATCCAGCTGTCGCCGCTCACCTGA
- a CDS encoding penicillin-binding protein 1A gives MIRLIGYFFGIGTTLALLVASGVAIYVGHVAKDLPDYEVLAKYEPPVTTRIHASDGSLMAEYARERRLYLPIQAIPDRVKAAFLSAEDKNFYSHPGVDITGLGRAALTYVSGGPMQGGSTITQQVAKNFLLTNERSLERKVKEAILSFRIEQAYSKDRILELYLNEIFFGFNAYGVAGAALTYFDKSVNELTVAEAAYLASLPKGPANYNPFKHADRAIERRNWVIGQMVENGYVTPEEGAKAKAEPLGVAPRRTGSYLFAGEYFTEEVRRQIIARYGENALYEGGLSIRTTLDPKVQLIARKAMQNGLMKYDTLRGYRGPVKSIDVSGDWGVPLGNVKGLEDVPEWSLAVVLDSSASGLSIGLQPARQASGDIVKERVEGTVSKDDMGFAMRHLVDGKTVKAKSPADVLKPGDVIFVQKNEGSDNTYSLRQVPEVEGGLIAMDPHTGRVLAMVGGFSYSQSEFNRATQAMRQPGSSFKPIVYSAALDNGYTPASVIMDGPITIQSGNTTWTPKNYDGTVAGPATLRSGIEKSRNLMTVRLANDMGMKLVVEYAERFGVYDHLAPYLPMALGSGETTVMRMVSAYSIMANGGKSIKPSLIDRIQDRYGKTVFKQDERGCEGCNAPEWKNQLEPELVDNSEQVLDPMTAYQITSMMEGVVQRGTGATIGELGRHIAGKTGTTNDEKDAWFIGFTPNLVVGLYMGYDTPRGLGHGATGGGLAAPIFKDFMRVALDGTPNVDFKVPDGMNLIAINRKTGMRAASGDPGTIIEAFKPGTGPADSYWVIGMGADGSNASGGPLSPQANQAIQDGGGGLY, from the coding sequence ATGATTCGTCTCATTGGCTATTTCTTCGGCATCGGCACGACGCTGGCCCTTCTGGTCGCGTCGGGCGTTGCGATTTATGTCGGCCATGTAGCAAAGGATCTGCCTGACTACGAAGTGCTGGCCAAGTACGAGCCGCCGGTGACCACCCGCATCCATGCCTCGGATGGCTCTCTGATGGCGGAGTATGCGCGCGAACGGCGCCTGTATTTGCCGATCCAGGCCATTCCGGATCGCGTCAAGGCGGCCTTTCTGTCTGCCGAGGACAAGAATTTCTACAGCCATCCGGGTGTTGACATAACGGGCTTGGGCCGGGCGGCGCTCACCTACGTTTCGGGTGGACCGATGCAGGGGGGGTCGACGATCACCCAACAGGTTGCCAAGAACTTCCTTCTCACCAACGAGCGCTCCCTGGAACGCAAGGTCAAGGAGGCCATCCTTTCGTTCCGCATCGAACAGGCCTATTCCAAGGATCGTATCCTTGAGCTCTATCTCAATGAGATTTTCTTTGGCTTCAACGCCTATGGTGTCGCCGGCGCCGCACTGACCTATTTCGATAAATCGGTGAACGAACTGACCGTGGCCGAGGCCGCTTATCTGGCATCGCTCCCGAAAGGTCCGGCCAACTACAATCCGTTCAAGCATGCCGATCGCGCGATTGAGCGGCGAAACTGGGTCATCGGCCAGATGGTCGAGAACGGTTACGTGACCCCCGAAGAGGGTGCGAAGGCGAAGGCCGAACCGCTTGGCGTCGCCCCGCGTCGCACCGGCTCCTATTTGTTCGCGGGCGAATATTTCACCGAAGAGGTTCGCCGGCAGATCATCGCCCGCTATGGCGAGAACGCGCTCTATGAGGGCGGCCTTTCCATTCGCACGACCCTTGACCCGAAGGTTCAGCTCATTGCCCGCAAGGCGATGCAGAACGGCTTGATGAAATACGACACCCTGCGCGGCTATCGCGGGCCGGTGAAATCAATCGACGTGTCCGGTGACTGGGGCGTACCGCTGGGCAACGTCAAGGGACTGGAGGACGTTCCTGAATGGTCGCTCGCCGTCGTGCTCGACTCCTCGGCATCCGGCCTCTCGATCGGCCTGCAGCCCGCACGCCAGGCGTCGGGAGACATCGTCAAGGAGCGTGTCGAAGGCACCGTCAGCAAGGACGACATGGGCTTTGCCATGCGCCATCTGGTCGACGGCAAGACGGTCAAGGCCAAGTCGCCGGCCGACGTGCTGAAGCCGGGCGACGTCATCTTCGTGCAGAAGAACGAAGGTTCCGACAACACTTACAGCTTGCGTCAGGTTCCCGAGGTGGAAGGCGGTCTGATCGCGATGGATCCGCACACCGGCCGCGTGCTGGCCATGGTCGGCGGCTTCTCCTATTCGCAGTCGGAATTCAACCGTGCCACCCAGGCGATGCGCCAGCCGGGCTCCTCGTTCAAGCCGATCGTCTATTCGGCCGCGCTCGACAACGGCTATACGCCGGCCTCGGTGATCATGGACGGACCGATCACCATCCAGAGCGGCAACACGACCTGGACGCCGAAGAACTATGACGGCACGGTCGCCGGGCCGGCAACCCTGCGCTCCGGCATCGAGAAGTCACGCAACCTGATGACGGTGCGGCTTGCCAACGACATGGGCATGAAGCTGGTCGTCGAATATGCCGAGCGCTTCGGCGTCTACGATCATCTGGCGCCGTATCTGCCGATGGCGCTGGGCTCCGGCGAGACGACCGTCATGCGCATGGTTTCGGCCTATTCGATTATGGCCAATGGCGGCAAGTCGATCAAACCGTCGCTGATCGACCGCATCCAGGACCGCTACGGCAAGACCGTGTTCAAGCAGGATGAGCGTGGCTGCGAGGGCTGCAACGCACCTGAGTGGAAGAACCAGCTGGAGCCGGAACTGGTCGACAATTCCGAGCAGGTGCTCGATCCGATGACCGCCTACCAGATCACTTCCATGATGGAAGGCGTGGTGCAACGCGGTACCGGCGCCACCATTGGCGAGCTTGGCCGCCACATCGCCGGCAAGACCGGCACCACCAACGACGAGAAGGACGCCTGGTTCATCGGTTTTACGCCCAACCTCGTCGTCGGCCTCTACATGGGCTACGACACGCCGCGTGGCCTTGGCCATGGCGCCACCGGCGGCGGTCTCGCCGCCCCGATCTTCAAGGATTTCATGCGCGTGGCGCTGGACGGCACGCCCAATGTCGACTTCAAGGTTCCCGACGGCATGAACCTGATTGCCATCAACCGCAAGACCGGCATGCGTGCCGCGTCGGGCGATCCCGGCACCATCATCGAGGCCTTCAAGCCGGGCACCGGTCCCGCCGACAGCTATTGGGTGATCGGCATGGGCGCCGACGGCTCCAACGCGTCGGGCGGCCCACTGTCGCCGCAGGCCAACCAGGCCATCCAGGACGGCGGCGGCGGCCTCTACTGA
- the glf gene encoding UDP-galactopyranose mutase has translation MDKNLLSKTDILIVGAGFYGATLAERIATQLGRRVLVIDRRKHIGGNAYTEQDPATGVEIHRYGPHLFHTSNEEVWNYLCAFTGFTAYRHRAFSTYRDKVYPLPINLATICQFFGKRLSPNEARGMIAEQAAELGDRPPANLEEKAISLVGRPLYEAFIKGYTAKQWQTDPRELPAQIIARLPVRYTFEDGYFNDRFQGQPVDGYTAIFEKMLAHELIETRLGIDFFDIKPLLPKDLPVVYTGPIDRYFDYCEGELGWRTIDIDLEVMDTPDHQGTAIMNYADEAVPYTRVVEFRHFNPERQHKSDKTLIGREYSRFAGRTDEPYYPIDTRRDQAVYRRYLERAAAEKNLHLGGRLGTYRYLDMHQAIGAALKAFETVLEPYFTGKLDSVSRSL, from the coding sequence ATGGACAAGAACCTGCTCAGCAAGACCGACATTCTCATTGTCGGCGCAGGCTTTTATGGCGCGACGCTCGCCGAGCGCATCGCCACGCAACTCGGCCGGCGCGTGCTGGTGATCGACCGGCGCAAACACATTGGCGGTAATGCCTATACCGAACAAGATCCGGCCACCGGCGTCGAGATCCACCGCTACGGGCCGCATCTGTTCCACACGTCCAACGAGGAGGTCTGGAATTATCTATGCGCCTTCACCGGTTTCACGGCCTATCGCCATCGTGCGTTCTCGACCTATCGCGACAAGGTCTATCCGCTGCCGATCAACCTCGCCACGATCTGCCAGTTCTTCGGCAAGCGGTTGAGCCCCAATGAAGCGCGCGGCATGATCGCCGAGCAGGCCGCCGAGCTTGGCGACCGCCCGCCGGCCAATCTCGAGGAGAAGGCGATCTCCCTCGTCGGCCGTCCGCTCTACGAGGCCTTCATCAAGGGCTATACTGCCAAGCAATGGCAGACGGACCCGCGCGAACTGCCGGCGCAGATCATCGCGCGCCTGCCGGTCCGCTACACATTCGAGGACGGCTATTTCAACGACCGTTTCCAGGGCCAACCTGTGGATGGCTATACCGCGATCTTCGAAAAGATGCTCGCGCATGAGCTCATCGAAACACGGCTTGGCATCGACTTCTTCGATATCAAACCCTTGCTGCCGAAAGACCTGCCGGTCGTCTACACCGGTCCGATCGACCGCTATTTCGACTATTGCGAGGGCGAACTCGGCTGGCGGACCATCGATATCGATCTCGAGGTCATGGACACCCCGGATCATCAGGGCACGGCGATCATGAACTATGCCGACGAAGCCGTGCCCTACACCCGGGTAGTCGAATTCCGGCATTTCAATCCGGAACGCCAGCACAAGAGCGACAAGACACTTATCGGCCGCGAATATTCGCGTTTTGCCGGCCGCACCGACGAGCCCTACTACCCGATCGACACACGCCGCGATCAGGCGGTGTACCGTCGTTATCTCGAACGGGCGGCCGCCGAGAAAAACCTGCATCTGGGCGGACGGTTGGGCACCTACCGGTATCTCGACATGCATCAAGCGATCGGCGCGGCCCTGAAGGCCTTCGAAACCGTGCTCGAGCCCTATTTCACCGGCAAGCTCGATTCTGTTTCACGGTCGTTATGA
- a CDS encoding NAD kinase produces MSTAANSIAFVSSDTTDAKAALESLSARYGQRSIAEAAVVVALGGDGFLLQTLRDTMGTGKKVYGMNRGTIGFLMNEYRSGGLTERIAAAVAETIRPLEMLAVTSEGETVSALAINEVALWRQSYQTAKIRISVDEQIRLEELSCDGVMIATPAGSTAYNLSAHGPILPLDAPLLALTPVSPFRPRRWRGALLSNKATVRFDILEPEKRPVNAAADHTEVKAVTSVTVRESPAATATLLFDPNHSWNERILAEQFRY; encoded by the coding sequence ATGAGCACAGCCGCCAACAGCATCGCCTTCGTCTCGTCCGACACAACAGACGCCAAGGCGGCGCTGGAAAGCCTGTCGGCGCGTTATGGCCAACGTTCGATCGCGGAGGCCGCCGTTGTGGTGGCCCTGGGCGGCGACGGCTTCCTGCTGCAGACCTTGCGCGATACGATGGGAACGGGAAAGAAGGTCTACGGCATGAACCGTGGCACCATCGGGTTCCTGATGAATGAGTACCGTTCCGGGGGACTCACCGAGCGAATCGCGGCCGCGGTCGCCGAAACCATCCGCCCGCTGGAAATGCTGGCCGTCACCTCGGAAGGCGAAACCGTTTCGGCGCTGGCGATCAACGAAGTTGCGCTGTGGCGCCAATCCTATCAGACAGCCAAGATCCGCATCAGCGTCGATGAACAGATCCGGCTCGAGGAACTGAGCTGCGACGGCGTCATGATCGCCACGCCAGCCGGATCCACGGCCTACAATCTCTCCGCACACGGCCCGATCCTGCCACTCGACGCGCCGCTTCTGGCGCTCACTCCAGTCAGCCCGTTCCGCCCGCGCCGCTGGCGTGGCGCGTTGCTTTCCAACAAGGCGACCGTGCGCTTCGACATTCTGGAGCCGGAAAAGCGGCCTGTGAATGCCGCCGCCGACCATACGGAAGTCAAGGCGGTGACCTCGGTAACGGTGCGGGAGTCGCCGGCAGCGACGGCGACCTTGCTGTTCGACCCCAATCACTCCTGGAACGAGCGCATCCTGGCTGAACAGTTCCGGTACTGA
- a CDS encoding NAD-dependent epimerase/dehydratase family protein, protein MPRSVLVSGGCGFIGSHLVDRLLRRDDLETLVVVDNLWTGLRDNIAHVADPRFNLQIADAESFTASRHFDEIIHLASPASPIWYMREPARTIRANVGGALNLLSLLRPGGRFCFASTSEVYGDPLVSPQPESYRGSVDCTGPRASYDESKRCTEALLFEEQRVSGLDVRVVRLFNTYGPRTRIDDGRAVSNFVSQALTTGILTVYGDGSQSRSWGYVDDIVDGLARFFWRDSISHRGPLNIGNNREVSVLETAKFVSSLVPGSRIEHHAPVPQDPTNRCPDLTLARQVLPGWEAKTSYQEGIRRTFEWFRRQIVTDGRSAATA, encoded by the coding sequence ATGCCGCGCAGTGTGTTGGTTTCTGGTGGCTGCGGCTTCATTGGCTCCCATCTTGTCGATCGCCTGCTGCGGCGCGATGATCTGGAAACGCTTGTCGTCGTCGACAATCTGTGGACCGGATTGCGCGACAACATTGCCCATGTCGCGGATCCGCGGTTCAACCTGCAGATTGCCGATGCCGAAAGCTTCACGGCCAGCCGGCATTTCGATGAGATCATACATCTGGCGTCACCGGCTTCGCCCATATGGTACATGCGCGAGCCGGCGCGCACGATCAGGGCCAACGTAGGCGGCGCGCTCAATCTTCTATCACTGCTCAGGCCCGGCGGTCGCTTCTGCTTCGCCTCCACCTCGGAAGTTTATGGCGATCCCCTGGTGTCGCCGCAACCGGAGAGCTACCGGGGATCCGTGGACTGCACCGGGCCAAGGGCTTCCTATGATGAAAGCAAGCGCTGCACCGAGGCGCTGCTGTTCGAAGAGCAACGCGTCAGCGGGCTCGATGTCCGCGTCGTCAGGTTGTTCAACACCTATGGGCCGCGAACGCGCATCGATGACGGCCGCGCTGTTTCGAATTTTGTCAGCCAGGCCCTGACCACGGGAATCCTGACCGTCTATGGCGACGGCTCGCAATCGCGCAGCTGGGGTTATGTCGACGATATCGTCGATGGTCTGGCGCGTTTCTTCTGGCGTGACAGCATCTCGCACCGCGGCCCCTTGAACATCGGCAACAATCGCGAGGTCTCGGTTCTCGAGACCGCGAAATTCGTCAGTTCGCTTGTGCCGGGCAGCCGCATCGAACACCATGCACCTGTCCCGCAGGATCCGACGAACCGGTGCCCGGACTTGACCCTGGCAAGACAGGTTCTTCCCGGATGGGAGGCAAAGACCAGTTACCAGGAAGGGATACGGCGCACCTTCGAATGGTTCCGCCGACAGATTGTGACTGACGGCAGATCGGCGGCAACAGCCTGA